The region ATTAGGACAACTTTAAAGCTCATTAAACGTAGGCTAAAATGAACCTTACCTGGCTGTCGTCAGCCATTATGTGTAGCCCGTTAATTAAGGCTCTGCGCCTCTGATACTGCAGCTGTTCTGATAGGCTACTGTATGCATCCATAATAGCATACAGTATTTTTTATATCTCAAAAAACTTGTCCTTGTCTGTGTTGTTTTCACTCATGTTGAGTTTACTGAGGACAATATTGCAGCCACTGACGAATTAAGAACTACATACCACGTCATAGCAGGGAGTTAGCATttgtttttggttccagttaggtGCTGATGTTATTGATATGATAAGACAAATACATGagataaatatgtttttttaatcaCTAAAGCTCTTAATCACCCCGGACATCAGCAGTGCCACTGCATTCCCACTGCAGTACTTGATGGACTCCAGCAAAGATGAtggcatctgttttgtcaccatacTGGTGATAAGGTTGCTATCGGAGATCAGACCCTCAGCCCTAGATGGACCCTCCCAACAGGCAGCAGATCTGACAGAAACATGTCAGCAACTCATCAGACAAGTCCTGTCTGAGTTCTGTGCTGCATCCAGATTCTCCAGGACACAGGCATATTCCCAGAACCTGAACATCCAAAGGGTGTTCAGAGGTGTACATAAAAACCTCATGGAGGAGTTTGGCTCTTGTAACACCCTGCAAGCAGCTATTTCCtcccaggaccctgcatttgacaGAGTCCTGGTAAAGTCCTTGACCCAGCAGCTGGTACAGGGATGCAAGGAGGCGTCAAGACCAGCTTCTGCTGCAACAAACCCATCCGAccaggctgagacagagaggggggctgAGCAGAAAGCAAGAAGGAGCTTCCTTTGCTTTTCAATGACCAA is a window of Oncorhynchus kisutch isolate 150728-3 linkage group LG3, Okis_V2, whole genome shotgun sequence DNA encoding:
- the LOC116361431 gene encoding uncharacterized protein LOC116361431 encodes the protein MDSSKDDGICFVTILVIRLLSEIRPSALDGPSQQAADLTETCQQLIRQVLSEFCAASRFSRTQAYSQNLNIQRVFRGVHKNLMEEFGSCNTLQAAISSQDPAFDRVLVKSLTQQLVQGCKEASRPASAATNPSDQAETERGAEQKARRSFLCFSMTKLRINFKRSKRGNKKDCHSVQEQTEIPSTDAHCIAPVGEVSPSISQLVKKRSLIVRVFSAMMKPFRRFTKKNL